A region from the Dinoroseobacter shibae DFL 12 = DSM 16493 genome encodes:
- a CDS encoding TRAP transporter large permease: protein MTDGTLVTLISVGVTFLFMLGVPVFLVIAYWVIGCSFVLGLTLDNMGAEILNVFNKGFALLAMPLFILTGDLINKSGIARRLSDFAYACLGWLRGGLAMASLGACGLFAAISGSNSATTATIGSMLHPEMVKGGYDERFSAATAAAGGTVGIIIPPSIIFIVYGFLMNLPISDLFVAGIIPGALMVIGMQLACWIICRINGWGFIIPLQLNRVLKTAFGAWLGFFAIGLVLWGIYTGKFSPTEAAGVTVGFCVIAGLVSWVLTRVLRLRSDKTWEEKSYGEMLVVEGFTLRQIPGITMRSAEITGILAPLIAISVVMQQILSLLGAQQVIGDFVTSMGGYHAVLFTAMVIVFFSGMVLESLPVTIILAPILAPIAASVGVDPIHFAVIFLVGASIGFITPPYGLNLYVASGVTGVPYFRLLRYTVPYLVALISVWILVSLTPELALFLLPNR from the coding sequence ATGACCGATGGCACGCTTGTCACGCTGATCTCCGTCGGGGTCACGTTTCTGTTCATGCTGGGGGTCCCGGTGTTCCTGGTCATCGCCTATTGGGTGATCGGCTGTTCCTTCGTGCTGGGCCTGACGCTGGACAACATGGGGGCGGAGATCCTCAACGTGTTCAACAAGGGCTTTGCCCTGCTGGCCATGCCCCTGTTCATCCTGACGGGGGACCTGATCAACAAGTCCGGCATCGCCCGGCGGCTATCGGATTTCGCCTATGCCTGCCTCGGCTGGCTGCGGGGCGGTCTGGCAATGGCGTCCCTGGGTGCCTGCGGCCTGTTCGCGGCGATCTCGGGGTCGAACTCGGCCACCACGGCGACCATCGGGTCCATGCTGCATCCCGAGATGGTCAAGGGCGGTTATGACGAGCGGTTCTCGGCGGCCACGGCGGCGGCGGGCGGTACGGTGGGGATCATCATTCCGCCCTCGATCATCTTCATCGTCTACGGGTTCCTGATGAACCTGCCGATTTCGGACCTTTTCGTCGCCGGCATCATCCCCGGCGCACTGATGGTGATCGGCATGCAGCTGGCCTGCTGGATCATCTGCCGGATCAACGGCTGGGGCTTCATCATCCCGCTGCAACTGAACCGGGTGCTCAAGACCGCCTTCGGCGCGTGGCTAGGCTTCTTCGCCATCGGTCTGGTGCTGTGGGGGATCTACACCGGCAAGTTCTCCCCCACCGAGGCCGCCGGGGTCACGGTCGGGTTCTGCGTGATCGCGGGGCTGGTGTCGTGGGTTTTGACGCGGGTGCTGCGGCTGCGGTCGGACAAGACCTGGGAAGAGAAGAGCTATGGCGAGATGCTGGTGGTGGAGGGCTTCACCCTGCGCCAGATCCCTGGCATCACCATGCGTTCGGCCGAGATCACCGGCATCCTTGCCCCCCTGATCGCCATTTCGGTGGTGATGCAGCAGATCCTGTCGCTGCTGGGGGCGCAGCAGGTGATCGGGGATTTCGTCACGTCGATGGGCGGCTACCACGCGGTGCTGTTCACGGCGATGGTGATCGTGTTCTTCTCGGGCATGGTGCTGGAGAGCCTGCCGGTGACGATCATCCTGGCGCCGATCCTGGCGCCGATTGCCGCCAGCGTCGGGGTCGATCCGATCCATTTCGCGGTGATCTTCCTGGTAGGCGCCTCCATCGGGTTCATCACGCCGCCTTACGGGCTCAATCTTTATGTCGCCTCGGGGGTGACGGGGGTGCCCTATTTCCGGCTGCTGCGTTACACGGTGCCGTATCTCGTGGCGCTGATCTCCGTTTGGATCCTTGTCTCCCTGACCCCGGAGCTGGCATTGTTCCTGCTGCCCAACCGCTAA
- a CDS encoding TRAP transporter small permease — protein sequence MELWSDLSALISALGSQDSWTIRQALAPNTVYVFATAFLVVSGLALAWVYHHVPIIERYFERTVMVTCYLATAGIIFWGVVDRFVFSNQQPWSTTIPPFLFMIMALFGAAYNIRLRTHLSFSEFRTNMPRRAQFACLWLDFALWFGFAVILLVTTARVVALSASNFQIVLGTDNTMQWWFLLSAPVAATLMAARAVENIQDDIDNYRNDKPLISQAVIGGDAG from the coding sequence ATGGAGCTCTGGTCCGATCTGAGCGCCCTGATCAGCGCTCTTGGCAGTCAGGATTCCTGGACGATCCGACAAGCCCTGGCCCCGAATACGGTCTATGTCTTCGCGACCGCGTTCCTCGTGGTCTCCGGGCTGGCGCTGGCCTGGGTCTATCACCACGTGCCGATCATCGAGCGGTATTTCGAGCGCACGGTGATGGTCACCTGCTATCTCGCGACGGCGGGCATCATCTTCTGGGGGGTGGTCGACCGCTTCGTGTTCTCGAACCAGCAGCCCTGGTCCACGACGATCCCGCCTTTCCTGTTCATGATCATGGCGCTGTTCGGCGCGGCCTATAACATCCGGCTGCGCACCCATCTGAGCTTCTCGGAGTTTCGCACCAACATGCCGCGCCGGGCGCAGTTCGCCTGCCTGTGGCTGGATTTCGCCCTTTGGTTCGGCTTCGCGGTGATCCTGCTGGTCACGACTGCGCGGGTCGTGGCGCTCTCGGCGTCGAATTTCCAGATCGTGCTGGGCACGGACAACACCATGCAGTGGTGGTTCCTGCTCTCGGCCCCCGTCGCGGCCACGTTGATGGCCGCGCGGGCGGTCGAGAACATCCAGGACGACATCGACAACTATCGCAACGACAAGCCGCTGATCAGCCAGGCCGTGATCGGGGGGGATGCGGGATGA
- a CDS encoding TRAP transporter substrate-binding protein, with the protein MKIGDRIKGVSRRDFFRIAGTYGMSSTLLAAGAFGGAMTAANLAKAAESTYDKRFGKEPKHTLKFGAAGFNPQNLLIERAGCLEFARDLEERTDGEIRIEFIGNNQICGQLSCVEKAQQGIIDIYAASTQNSAGGAPYLNVLDYAYMFRSRADQYYFMYSPESQRILRDPFEKRHGLKFLFTHAELRGIMMGQNFADKPTVTRIEDIMGTKNRVTGTQLGRIAMEALNLNPVPVAWEETLDGLKQGLIDGAETWASAVAYANMSPVVSQVVDLRFFCGTEHTAMRSETFDGLDGYLQDAVMESSYLTQVHVQAANEAALVNTVGHTDPPRPGTIFAENNVRVAPLSDAEVRKAEEMCSPEFQPQLWEQWRERINNWAGGIDTYQDIYNEVRKNPHTLAENVEPRRWWRSA; encoded by the coding sequence ATGAAAATCGGAGATCGTATCAAGGGCGTGTCGCGCCGGGATTTCTTCAGGATCGCAGGGACTTACGGGATGAGCTCGACGCTTCTGGCGGCGGGGGCATTCGGGGGTGCGATGACTGCCGCGAACCTCGCAAAGGCGGCGGAATCGACCTATGACAAGCGCTTCGGCAAGGAGCCCAAGCACACGCTCAAGTTCGGGGCGGCCGGGTTCAACCCGCAGAACCTGCTGATCGAGCGGGCCGGGTGCCTGGAGTTCGCCCGCGATCTCGAAGAGCGCACCGATGGCGAGATCCGGATCGAGTTCATCGGCAACAACCAGATCTGCGGGCAGCTCTCTTGCGTCGAGAAGGCCCAGCAGGGGATCATCGACATTTATGCGGCATCCACGCAGAACTCCGCCGGGGGCGCGCCGTATCTCAACGTGCTGGACTATGCCTACATGTTCCGCAGCCGGGCGGATCAGTACTATTTCATGTACAGCCCCGAGTCCCAGCGGATCCTGCGTGACCCGTTCGAGAAGCGTCACGGGTTGAAATTCCTGTTCACCCACGCCGAATTGCGCGGGATCATGATGGGCCAGAACTTCGCCGACAAGCCCACGGTGACCCGCATCGAGGACATCATGGGCACCAAGAACCGCGTCACCGGCACCCAGCTGGGCCGGATCGCGATGGAGGCGCTCAACCTCAACCCGGTGCCCGTGGCCTGGGAAGAGACCCTCGACGGGCTCAAGCAGGGCCTGATCGACGGGGCCGAGACCTGGGCGTCGGCGGTGGCCTATGCCAACATGTCGCCGGTGGTCAGCCAGGTGGTCGATCTGCGCTTCTTCTGCGGCACCGAGCATACGGCGATGCGCTCCGAGACCTTCGACGGGCTCGACGGGTACCTGCAGGATGCGGTGATGGAGTCGTCCTACCTGACCCAGGTGCATGTGCAGGCCGCCAATGAGGCAGCGCTGGTCAACACCGTGGGGCACACCGATCCGCCCCGACCCGGCACGATCTTCGCCGAGAACAACGTGCGCGTGGCGCCCCTGTCGGATGCGGAGGTGCGCAAGGCCGAGGAGATGTGCTCGCCCGAGTTCCAGCCGCAGCTGTGGGAGCAGTGGCGCGAGCGGATCAACAACTGGGCCGGTGGCATCGACACCTACCAGGACATCTACAACGAGGTGCGCAAGAACCCGCACACCCTGGCCGAGAATGTCGAGCCGCGCCGCTGGTGGCGCAGCGCCTGA